CAAGCGTCGCGAAGTCGTTCTCCTATCTCCAGTCTTCGGGTGAAGCGGAATCCATCGACCGGATCTGCCTCTCGGGCGGCGGCGGGATGTCTCCGGGGCTTCGCGAGTGCCTCGAGAAGGGACACGGTGTGCCGGTGGAAATCGCCAACCCGTTCCGAAGTCTGGAATGGGCGGATGGTCTCTTCGCGGAAGAGGAACCGGAGGATGTCGCGTCTCGCTTCATGGTGGCCACCGGCCTGGCCCTGCGCGGCGGGGAGCATGACTCATGATTCGCATCAATCTTCTTTCCCGCGATCAGCGTCCGAACTCCGGCGGCGCCTTTCGACTCGATCGGATGCGCGTGGTGCCGCTTCTCCTGCTCGGTGCGGTGCTGAGCGCGTGCCTTGTGACGACCGTCGTTCAGGACGGGCGCGTCAAGACGCTGAGCCGCGAAGTGGAAACAGCTCGCACCGAAGTGGAGGGGTACCGCCGCACCATCCACATGATCGACGAGTTCGTTCGCAAGGAAAAGGAACTCGTGAGGCGACTGGATCTCGTTCGCGATCTGGACCGCGACCGTTTC
The Gemmatimonadota bacterium DNA segment above includes these coding regions:
- a CDS encoding PilN domain-containing protein — protein: MIRINLLSRDQRPNSGGAFRLDRMRVVPLLLLGAVLSACLVTTVVQDGRVKTLSREVETARTEVEGYRRTIHMIDEFVRKEKELVRRLDLVRDLDRDRFRTVGILDEVARRLPDHVWLTSLRETGPGRIAIQGVAYSNLMVSELMEALGESDRFTEVELSLAKRRVVEGQDAVDFTVTSGIRAAPEAD